One region of Flavobacterium pisciphilum genomic DNA includes:
- a CDS encoding DUF4625 domain-containing protein, whose amino-acid sequence MKKVKFFSMFLLFATAFTACNSDDDTTPEVIKPTAKNIEIGSANNKQGIIGRDFHFNADVTAGDKIAAVQLKILPKKGEKYTADWKLELSWPEYVGTKNTTVHKHFDIPKDAPEGKYDFYFIVLDNNGSKLEIKEDLTIVDAANLPTDPIIGRDMISRNETLIYHMGTWVEPELIFKKDDELTAHAQVSQIKGDGILYSVLIKKSANYHPENIDNLDLKKVIVISKVEHKDLAAASKITTLQKINDVWGGEKIIIGALNDANKPVANPITGEKAWGSGVYNWVVLYKNTTYNLNVYKSMPITINFN is encoded by the coding sequence ATGAAAAAAGTAAAATTCTTTTCAATGTTTTTACTATTTGCTACAGCTTTTACAGCTTGTAATAGTGATGATGATACTACTCCTGAAGTTATAAAACCAACTGCCAAAAATATAGAGATTGGTTCTGCCAATAATAAACAAGGCATAATTGGTCGTGATTTTCACTTTAATGCTGATGTTACTGCTGGTGATAAAATTGCTGCTGTACAACTTAAAATACTTCCTAAAAAAGGCGAAAAGTATACTGCCGATTGGAAACTGGAACTAAGCTGGCCTGAATATGTTGGAACTAAAAATACTACTGTACACAAACACTTTGATATACCTAAAGATGCCCCAGAAGGTAAATATGATTTTTATTTTATTGTACTAGACAATAACGGATCTAAGCTAGAAATTAAAGAAGATTTAACCATTGTTGACGCTGCAAATTTACCTACTGATCCAATAATTGGGCGAGACATGATTTCTAGAAATGAAACCTTAATTTATCATATGGGAACTTGGGTAGAACCAGAACTAATCTTCAAAAAAGATGATGAACTTACAGCTCATGCGCAAGTAAGCCAAATTAAAGGTGATGGAATATTATATTCAGTTCTTATCAAAAAAAGCGCTAATTATCATCCCGAAAACATCGACAATCTTGATTTAAAAAAGGTAATCGTAATTTCAAAAGTTGAGCACAAAGACCTTGCTGCTGCATCAAAAATCACAACATTACAAAAGATAAATGATGTTTGGGGTGGTGAAAAAATTATTATCGGTGCTTTAAATGACGCAAATAAGCCTGTTGCAAATCCAATAACTGGCGAAAAAGCATGGGGATCTGGTGTATACAATTGGGTCGTATTGTATAAAAATACAACCTACAATCTCAATGTCTATAAATCAATGCCTATCACAATTAATTTTAACTAA